TAGACACTCACATCAAATTAGGAGCAAATGCGAATGATGATTTTCTCAAACATTTGTTTACTTTAAACTTTCTTCTGATTTGTTCACTTCAATATTTTGTTCTTGTtattcattattatattatgtacAGCTCATTTATGTATACTAATAGTTGATGTTAGAGCCCACATATTTTGGCTCCTTTATTTTGTGTATGCAAGTAAATATGAAAGGGTACTCCGATCCATGCAAACTACTATCCCATATAATCATTATTAGttctcttttgtttgttttttttttccataagaAAGAATCAAGTTATCAACTGGCCGAACTTGTATAATCCTTTTTCACTAACTATATTAATTAGATTGGATAGCCACTTTGGttcaaaacatcaaaagaaattCACATCACAAAATTGCACTAATTCAGCAATGGCTGATCACCACTCAAATTCAATGTGTTTGTAgattatgttttagttttagatCCTCAACTATAAGCATCATTTGTAGTGAAAATTATCATATGGTCCCCCCCTCCTCCCTCCCTCcgtccctctctctctctctccatatATATGCAAATTAGAGCAAAACACTTGGGTCATGATACAAATCTAACTCATTCTTGGTTTAAACCTTCTCTTGGCACTATTTGGTGTAATATTGATTGTGCCTCTTTCAATAACAATTTCATTACGTGGTATGAAATTATGTCCTAGAGAATCAGCGAGACAGTTTCTTCTCCATGGTCAATATGATTGGATGTGCTGCAATGTCACCACCATAGAAGCTGAAGTTGTAGGCTTCAAGAAGCTATCAAAGTGGCAATTTCTAGAGATATGCAAATATAGTAGTGTTCAAATTGGATTGTAAGCCGGTTGTGTGGATGCCATCTCTCTTCCTTGTATTCCGTTCATTCGTTTGGAGGTAAGAAAATAAGGTATTTTATAACATTGTTAGAGTCTCCTTATGTCTCACTAATCCCCATAATTTGTATGACGTACCACATACTTTATACTACatccgtctctaattataagactcttttgaatttttttctttgttcctttttataggatcctcttgaatcttcatttatCATCTTTCCAAGTACCACACAAATCTTCTGATGTCTTTgctttgccgatttgcatgatttcttcttgaattacatcaaaaacaccataaaattgctatatttcaaaaatacatGCATATTAAATGTGACACCGTCATGAAAATATTCCACCATACGTATACGCATTTGACACCATTACTCAAAATACATTACCAACAGGGCCAGCCCTAGTCAAGTGCAACCAGCCCCTTGGCACAGGGACTCACACTTAGAGGggcatcaaaattaaaaaaaaggaaaaaatacttGTACCTACGGACAAAATCCGTCACTAAATGTTCCGTAGGTAAATGTTTGGAAGACAACAATTATGATGTCAATTATGAATTGTCCATAAGTAAAGATCTATTTATCCTTAGCTAAAAGTCATGTTTGAACCCTTGCTTATATATTTAACTACAATTTAATTGTCTATTACTATAAACagtgttggattttttttacaattctttttaaatgaaaattgtcaAGTCTGTAACTGGACCTCCGAATTATCAGGAACGATTAAGATTACCGCCTTAAGTTTAAGTTACGAAAATTAGAAATATTTGAGTTCAAGAATCAGAATAGTCAATGAAATATTGTTAGAAAGGACCAAGTCAATACACAATGGATTTTTTGTATTGAACCAACCGAATATTCTATGAAAAATTCTATTAGGCGACAATGACAATATGTACGTGGAGCATATGTAAAGAAGATATAACCAGCACACGGTTTATCATGAATTAAACCATgtcttatttttaattagtcACTACCTAACAAATGAAAATTCTACGTTCAAACTAGATGTTTGACAATTGATGTAACATGGATaagaaatactccctccgtccctatatataagacccttttgccaaaatcatgggaattaagatagtggatatttgtattaaagttgtttgtaatcactattgtttttacaattttatcctttaagaaagaaggttagtttatgttttcaacatgttatttattgttgattgaaggaaaaaatgtataataaataggggcatgtatgtaaataaataattaatgtagttggaaataacaaagggatcttataaaaaaggacaaaaaaaattctcaaaagggttttataattagggacggagggagtatgaagTATATAAGGATACACCTACattcataaacataaacattgtTTAATATCCTCTCAAAAATATCATAGTTTAATTTATAAATCGGTGAAAATGTATGCAACAAGACTTCTTTCCATGTACAAAAGGAATCCTAGTGCTCTTTCAGATCCACCACCATCAGGACCAAATTCAAGTTATCTTGTGATATTGGATGAAGTAGCTCAAACTTACTCTTGTTTTGGTTTGTCAAAAGACAATAGAATCAAGAATTTTCCTTTACCTCAGAACAAAAATTTAACCATCAATTTATCAGCAGGTGAAAGCACCTTTTTGGAAGAAGCTATGTTCATTCCAGTATTGAATCAACCATTGTCTTCTAATCGCTACTATGTTATAAGAAGGGAGGGGAAATATCAAGggtatgtatttatttaattttaatcattttctcGTAATTTTTGTACAAGTTTTTCCCTGTCATCCCAACTGAGAGTATTGTAATATGAGACATAATTATATTTGTGTTGGTAATTATCTTTCATGgttaaagaaagagaaaagataGATTCATAAAGTAATAGTGgttctttcaaaattaattgttaaatttgaattgatttcaGCCAAGCTAGTACAAGTTCAAAGGAAGAGGACAAGACcacatgtttatgttgtagttttgTCCATGATGTTAAACCAAGAGCTTTGAAGCCCTTCAATGATTATCAGCAGTTTGAAATAATCAAGAAGAGTTATGGTTTTCAAGCAAAATCTATCGCTTCAAATGGAATTCCTCCTGGGTTATTGAGGGAAGAAGGGTGGGCACTTCATGCTAGCACTCCCCGCAACTACCAATTAAGCCAAGCTTTAGGTTCAAATGATTCCTTGCGTTCCAAGCTACCAAATTTCAACTTTCCATTGACTTATGATCATTCTGGATCAGTGATTGTTGGAAACTGGTATTGTCCTTTTATGTTTGTGAAAGAAGGAATGAATTTAAAGGAGCAGATGAAGATGTCAATGTTCTATGAGCTAACACTTGAGCAAAGATGGGAGAAGatattttcaaaggaaaatgaaaatagtGGAGAAGGTGATGTGGTTGTAGATGTTGTTATTCAAACAGAAGTTGCTAAAATTGAAGGAAAGGATGCTGTTTGGGATGAAAATAGATTGGTTCATGGAGTTTTGTGGTTTaagagtgttgaaaagaaaaGTGTTGGATTGAGGTTGGAAGTTGGTGAGGCAATGAAATGGGAACAAAGAAGGTTTGGATGGAATGCTGGGAATGGAAGACAAGTGAGAGTAACAAAAGTTGAAGAGTTTGATGGAACAAACAAATGGAATAAATTTAGTTGTTATGTGTTGGTTGAAACTTATTCATTGAGAAGAATGGATAAAAGTTTGTTGCTGACTTATGCTTATAGACACTCACATCAAATTAAGAGCAAGTGGGaatgattaatttttacttTAATCTTTGGGCTTCTTCAGTAGTTCTTGTTATTCATTATTATACTATGTACAACTTATTTATGTAGCTACACATAGGATGTTAGAGCCGGCACATTTTGGCCCCTTTATTTTTGTGTATGTAAAAGGCGTGTCTTATATatactcttttttatttgagcaattctatatatttttctttaatcaaataaatttaaattggtGTTATAacttgctttaaaaaaaattggtgtcaCAACCAGGGCCGTTCCTGGAAGGTGCAAACAGCTCTACTGAGCTGGGCCTCCCCAATTTTGGAgcccaacaatttttttttaatatatataatgcaatgaaaatataatatatacagaTAACATTGTAGTATTAACAAAATTGAAGGCGCGTCCCAGTGGTAAATTTTGTAGAAGTTGAACTTATGTACTCTGGTTCAACTCCTCTTCTTCCAAAAAGCTCTGAcaacaaacattataattattctctaaaaatataaaataaaaaacattataattttttttttgctcttttataaaaattgtatttttattttgactagGGGTCTATTTTTATTTGAGAGCCGAGCTGAGCCTCCACTTTTGTAGGGACGGCCCTGGTCACAACTATTGAACTGTTCCATTTCGTCCATCGTCTATGTTGTTGTGAATCATATTATTCCGGTGAGGACTAGATTACCTTCTCTTGTTTAGAGGATATTTACCCTttcaagatatcaaccaatcaaaatgtaatatacaaatgtaacattaaatgtcaaataaatgagtcaatttttctataaaaaaaatcaattttaataaggtaacttttaatttttatttgattatattgaggtatacaatcttaattaatttacactataaagtttataacaattaaaatttcacattaaATTCAAACCATCATGGTTGTGTTTCGTAACAcgaataagctagcttatagcttgttagACTAGCTTATAACCTTGTTTTGATATAataagatgtgtttggtaaaaaaaacttttttcactagcttatagagttttttgagaagctatttcaagtagcttttgagcttatagctggtagttttatatattttcttccaattttaaccctattatttaattcaattattttttaataaaacaaatgccacgttttctcctttgaaaaaaaaaaaactgtcatgctttattttattttttaatgaacgctttatatttgtttcttaaaataaatgttttatatttaacaCTAACTAGCCTAcggtacgttgtaaaattttatatattcttgcttgcatttttttccaccttcctcttatttttgggattcataaaagTAGAGATCAATGAGCTTTTGCCctcttgtacaaaaaaaaaaaaaacagagatcaaaattgtcggtgaaattttattggagactaaaaccaaaagtttgaataattACAAGGATCCATAACATAGttaaccataaattaaaatattaaaaaataaatacattagaaaatatgtctctctctctctctctctctctctctctatatatatatatatatatatatatatatatatatatatatatatataaacaagtccttttatgtcattttatatttatcagtcacttcaacatctaattttaccaaacacttcaattttaataaaccatcttttcagctataagctatgaGTTATAAGACATCAGCTATAAGCTTGTTTTTcaactagcttatagcttatttttacgaAACACACCCCACAtacgttcataaattttgttccattccaaaacctagaacacacataacgtgcaatttcttcttcattcttcttcccatcttgattgttcaattctctCGTTCGAGAATTGCCATCGTTTCCAATTATCTTGAGAATCGTTGTCGTCCTTATGATTTCAGACATTATGAGAATCGGTGTTGTTTCCATAATCACATCAAGTAtcatgacttgatttttcttcttgatttgatttttcattttcgtttttttctCACTACTATCGTGACTTGATTGCAACCGTTTTACACTTATAATGCGACATTGGTGACTTTCAACTTTGACATGAATTTCAATGATGCTTCcttttttatttgggttttgagtttgattgagttgtttgagattatataaaattgtattttatcacACTATTTTGCGTTTGATTAAGATAAATGGATCTTCAATGcgttgattattaattttatttttggtacaatattgattattaaatttatttttggaatttgttttattcaaatcattatattgtgttgttatgttgtttcaGTTCCTGGTGAATTTTGTGTTATTGAAATGAACATTTGTTGAGATTGTGAACACGGTGTGAGGTCGGTTAAAGCTATGGAAGAGAAGACaaagtgaaataaataaataataaataatgctaATACGAACATGAATTTCATAAGGTGAGCGTTAATTCGTGAGCAATTTGTGGTTATAGCTTTTGGAAACAACACTAGTTCTCACAATGTTTGGAATCAAATGGACGACAAcgattctcacgataattgaaAACGACGGCAATTCTAGAACGagagaattgaacaatcaagatgaaaagaagaatgaagaagaaattgcacGTTGTATGTTCTAGGTTTTGGaatggaacaaaatttatgaacgtatgtggggtgtgtttggtaaaaataagttataagctagctgaAAGCTGAAAAACTAGCTTATAGTTGATGTCttactgatagcttatagctgaaaagatcatttattaaaattgaagtgtttggtaaaattagctgttctAGAagctgataagtataaaatgacataaaaggacatgtttttatatatatatattttctttctaatgtatttattttctcaatattttaatttatggttaattatgttttggatccctataaatattcaaacttttggttttagtctgCAATAAAATttcaccgacaattttgatctctgcttttttttgtacaaaagtgGGCAAAAACTCATTGATCTCTActtttatgaatcccaaaaataagaggaaGGTGGAAAAAATGCAAGCAATAATAtacaaaattttacaacgtaccgtaggctagttatagttaaatataaagcatttcttttaagaaatatatataaagtgttaattaaaaaataaaataaatcatggcAGTTTTTTTTCACAGGAGAAAACATGGcagttattttattaaaaaataagctatgaACTTGGCCGttatttttaggcttaattgcacttttggacccctatctttccaaaagttgcggttatggacccctaactaatttaaatacaaagcaaccccctatgttttgattctttggcagttttggatccccaaagcaaacaaaaaaatgacacatggcacctcacttagggtgccacgtcagcgttgaccaagtcaaagaatcaaaacatagggggctgttttgtatttaaattagttaagggtccataaccgcaacttttggaaagatataggtccaaaaatccaattaagccttatttttAAGCCATGGacatgttgttttattaaaaaataattaaattaaattaatagggttaaaatttgaagaaaatataaaaactaacaactataagctcaaaagctacttgataTAGTttctcaaaaaacgctataagctagtgaaaAAAGCTTTTTCCCAAACACATCTTATTAAGATTgtatacctaaatataattaaataaaaattaaaagttaccttattaaaattgattttttttttatagaaaaattgactcatttatttgacatttaatgttacatttgtatattacattttgattggttgatatcttgaaAGGGTAAATACCCTCTAGACAAGAGAGAGTAATGTAGAAAAAACcgattataattgattctatttttagaaaaaaattgtctcatttatgacatttaatgttgccaatgtatattacattttgattggttgatatcataagagggtaaataccctctaaacaagagagggtaatctagaagaagaaaaaaaccattCAAACCCATTTCATACTTCTAATATTCTGTAATTCAGATTTTTAGATATTATATTCTATTGTTGGAATGATGATACACTTTATTGCAAGTCATCCAGATTGGATACTAAAACTCACCAATATTTATGAGTGCACCTTTCTCATGTTGCATGATACAACATGCAACAAACTTGCTTTCGCAGTGATTCAAAGGTTAGCTTCCCTAATTTTTGTTCAATACTTAAAATTGTtgcaacatttgaaaatttgtaTATGTAAATTGTTGCTCTAAACCGTCCTAAGCTTTGTAGTACAAGCACTTCCTACCAAAGGCATGTTAGGGGGTACAAAATATTGATAATGTATGTAATTCGATACATGTTTAACTCTATTTCTCTTACTTTTTATCTTCTATAATTTAGACATATTTCCAAAATACATGCAAATTAGAACTATACGTGACACGGTCATCAAATTTTCTATTTCAAATTAGGGACATATACTATATGTACGTGCAACATATGTATAGAAGACGTCACCCATTATAAATAGTCAAACGCGGTTTATCATAAATTACTCCACCttgtattattatataaaacTCTACAATAAACAATAATTCAACGTTCAAACTATATGTTTGACAAACTATATGTATATAAAGGATTCACGTACATTCATAAACATAATCTTCAAGATCATAATTTAATCTACAAATCAGTGAAAATGTATGCAACAAGACTTCTTTCCATGTACAAAAAGAATCCTAGTGCTCTTTCAGACCCACCACCATCGGGGCCAAATTCAAGTTATCTTGTGATATTGGATGAAGAAGCTCAAACTTACTCTTGTTTTGGTTTGTCCAAAGACAATAGAATCAAGAATTTTCCTCTACCTCAGAACAAAAATGTAACCATCAATTATTCATCT
Above is a genomic segment from Medicago truncatula cultivar Jemalong A17 chromosome 5, MtrunA17r5.0-ANR, whole genome shotgun sequence containing:
- the LOC11426482 gene encoding uncharacterized protein isoform X2 encodes the protein MYATRLLSMYKRNPSALSDPPPSGPNSSYLVILDEVAQTYSCFGESTFLEEAMFIPVLNQPLSSNRYYVIRREGKYQGQASTSSKEEDKTTCLCCSFVHDVKPRALKPFNDYQQFEIIKKSYGFQAKSIASNGIPPGLLREEGWALHASTPRNYQLSQALGSNDSLRSKLPNFNFPLTYDHSGSVIVGNWYCPFMFVKEGMNLKEQMKMSMFYELTLEQRWEKIFSKENENSGEGDVVVDVVIQTEVAKIEGKDAVWDENRLVHGVLWFKSVEKKSVGLRLEVGEAMKWEQRRFGWNAGNGRQVRVTKVEEFDGTNKWNKFSCYVLVETYSLRRMDKSLLLTYAYRHSHQIKSKWE
- the LOC11426482 gene encoding uncharacterized protein isoform X1 gives rise to the protein MYATRLLSMYKRNPSALSDPPPSGPNSSYLVILDEVAQTYSCFGLSKDNRIKNFPLPQNKNLTINLSAGESTFLEEAMFIPVLNQPLSSNRYYVIRREGKYQGQASTSSKEEDKTTCLCCSFVHDVKPRALKPFNDYQQFEIIKKSYGFQAKSIASNGIPPGLLREEGWALHASTPRNYQLSQALGSNDSLRSKLPNFNFPLTYDHSGSVIVGNWYCPFMFVKEGMNLKEQMKMSMFYELTLEQRWEKIFSKENENSGEGDVVVDVVIQTEVAKIEGKDAVWDENRLVHGVLWFKSVEKKSVGLRLEVGEAMKWEQRRFGWNAGNGRQVRVTKVEEFDGTNKWNKFSCYVLVETYSLRRMDKSLLLTYAYRHSHQIKSKWE